The genomic DNA GTGGTAGTGTAAAATAATTAGgaattcttgatagtctttcgtacaatctcttcttcaatcctagtagcaaaaatggagtgtcctttaggaacctttggataccaagatttccgacctcttactttcgtagttttgaatcccagaatttactttcactatttatttattctacttataaaataaatgtccgaaccaatcataatcatattaaaatcataatcatattaataagtaaggcttacttcatccctatttgtaccggtttgggccacacccaaagcccggatttttagaaaaaaattgactttctttaaaaaaattgactttctttatagaactacagattctaaaaataaagtatcgataggcttatccttttgcctctccttctccggggacagaattcgtcgagttaaatcagcagaataagaaatcccaagttttttgttgatcaggcgacacccagatttgaactggggataaaggatttgcagtcccccgccttaccacttggccatgtcgccaaaccaaattcgatccaaataagataaaaaatagatttctggtcaaagactgaaaaattcagggcaaattggaaccattaactatttgttttgttgttttgaattagcgaaaggttcttcaatttgtatctcaaattgttgcgtttccttaatggcataacaaaatcaaattgatttatgactaattcagtatcaattattttcaataatcaatctttttcaatttcaattataacaatataaattataacaatatatatgtgtatatgtaaacctcaaaacagaaattgttacacagataccgctcttatgtacatatcccatatccctatagagaatcgtcgtgccttcttttttcattttctatATGCAATAGAAAAAATAGGAATTATGATATAGTGCGACCTGACTTCTGTTGCCACAAGTGAAATTACGATAAAAGATGTGATATGCGGACAGGTAGATAGCTATATTGGCATGCACTTAATAAATATTACTCCTATTACGCAATTCAATCATATTCTATATATTCTACTAGCAAAAAAATAATTCGAAATTTTTTTTGAACATGAAATGAAACTCaaataaaattaagtatgctaaaaagggaaactctatattgttcctgttgtacctgtcgcaaattcgaacttgcgtcgaaaatgctcttcattcctctgtctcatttccgttcatacgtatgaaatacatatatggtatatggagttggctaaaatttcatgtgattcagtaaacagaatatacattccatcattgctagatcgatccgtatggttcgataaatagtgagctaataatgggatttttcaataaacaggaaacttaagattaagatgctccggaatgatggaaatgagggaatgtccacaatacctggatttagtcagatccaatttgagggattttgtaggttcattaatgagggcttgacggaagaatttcataagtttccaaaaattgaagatacagatcaagaaattgaatttaaattatttgtggaaagatatcaattggtagaacccttgataaacgaaagagatgctgtgtatgaatcactcacatattcttctgaattatatgtacccgcgggattaatttggaaaaccggtagagatatgcaagaacaaaccgtttttattggaaacattcccctaatgaattccctgggaacctttatagtaaatggaatatacagaattgtgatcaatcaaatattgcaaagtcctggtatttactaccgttcagaattggaccataacggaatttctgtctataccagcacaataatatcagattggggaggaagatcggaattagaaattgatagaaaagcaaggatatgggcccgtgtaagtaggaaacaaaaaatatctattctaattctatcatcagctatgggttcgaatctaagagaaattctagataatgtttgttaccctgaaattttcttgtctttcccgaatgataaggagaaaaaaaagattgggtcaaaagaaaatgctattttgGAATTTTATCAACAATTTGCTTGTGTAGGCGGGGATCCGGTATTTTCTGAGTCTTTATGTAAAGAATTACAAAAGAAATTTTTTCAACAAAGATGTGAATtaggaaggattggtcgacgaaaTATGAACCGGAGACTGAATCTTGATATACCTCAGAACAATACATTTTTATTACCACGAGATGTATTGGCTGCTGCGGATCATTTGATCGGAATTAAATTTGGAATGGGTACACTTGACGATATGAATCACTTGAAAAATAAACGGATTCGTTCTATAGCGGATCTGTTACAGGATCAATTCGGACTGGCTCTTGTTCGTTTAGAAAATGCGGTTCGAGGAACTATATGTGGAGCAATTCGGCATAAATTGATACCGACTCCTCAAAATTTGGTAACTTCAACTTCATTAACAACCACTTATGAATCGTTTTTTGGCCTACATCCTTTATCTCAAGTTTTGGATCGAACTAATCCATTGACACAAATCGTTCATGGGCGAAAATTGAGTTATTTGGGTCCTGGAGGATTGACGGGGCGAACTGCTAGTTTTCGGATACGAGATATTCATCCTAGCCACTATGGACGTATTTGTCCAATTGACACGTCCGAAGGAATCAATGTTGGACTTATTGGATCCTTAGCCATTCATGTGAGGATTGGCCATTGGGGATCTATAGAGAGTCCATTTTATGAAATATCTGAAAGATCAAAAGAGGCACAGATAGTTTATTTATCACCAAATAGAGATGAATATTATATGGTAGCAGCGGGAAATTCTTTGGCCTTGAATCGGGGTATTCAGGAAGAACAGGTTGTTCCAGCCCGATACCGTCAAGAGTTCCTGACTATTGCATGGGAACAGATTCATCTTAGAAGTATTTTTCCCTTCCAATATTTTTCTATTGGAGCTTCCCTCATTCCTTTTATCGAGCATAATGATGCGAATCGGGCTTTAATGAGTTCTAATATGCAGCGCCAAGCAGTTCCGCTTTCTCAGTCCGAGAGGTGCATTGTTGGAACTGGACTGGAACGCCAAACGGCTCTGGATTCGGGGGTTTCCGCTATAGCCGAACACGAGGGAAAGATCATTTATACTGACCCTCACAAGATCATTTTATCAAGTAATGGGGACACTACTATAAGTATAAGTATTCCATTAGTTATCTATCAACGTTCCAACAAAAATACTTGTATGCATCAAAAACCTCAGGTTCCGCGGGGTAAATGCattaaaaaaggacaaattttagCGGACGGTGCGGCTACAGTTGGGGGGGAACTTGCTTTAGGAAAAAACGTATTAGTAGCTTATATGCCATGGGAGGGTTACAATTCTGAAGACGCAGTACTAATTAGCGAACGTCTGGTATATGAAGATATTTATACTTCTTTTCACATCCGGAAATATGAAATTCAGACTCATGTGACAAGCCAAGGACCTGAAAGAATCACTAAGGAAATACCACATCTAGAGGCTCATTTACTCCGCAATTTAGACAGAAATGGAGTTGTGATGCTGGGATCTTGggtagaaacaggtgatattttaGTAGGTAAATTAACACCTCAGACAGCAAACGAATCGTCGTATGCTCCAGAGGATAGATTATTACGAGCCATACTTGGAATTCAGGTATCCACTGCAAAAGAAACTTCTCTAAAACTACCTATAGGCGGAAGAGGTCGCGTTATTGATGTGAGATGGATCCGGAAAAAGGGGGGTTCCTGTTATAATTCAGAAATGATTCGTGTATATATTTCACAGAAACGTGAAATCAAAGTAGGTGATAAAGTAGCTGGAAGACATGGGAATAAGGgtatcatttcaaaaattttgcCTAGACAAGATATGCCCTATTTGCAAGATGGAACACCTGTTGATATGGTCTTCAACCCATTAGGAGTACCATCACGAATGAATGTGGGACAGATATTTGAATGCTCGCTCGGGTTAGCGGGGGATCTGCTAAAGAGACATTATAGAATAGCACCTTTTGATGAGAGATATGAGCAAGAGGCTTCGAGAAAACTAGTGTTTTCCGAATTATATGAAGCCAGTAAGCAAACAAAAAATCCATGGGTATTTGAACCCGAATATCCGGGAAAAAGCAGAATATTTGATGGAAGAACAGGAAATCCTTTTGAACAACCTGTTCTAATAGGAAAgtcctatattttaaaattaattcatcAAGTTGATGATAAAATCCATGGACGTTCTAGTGGACATTACGCACTTGTTACACAACAACCCCTTAGAGGAAGGGCGAAGCAAGGGGGACAACGAGTAGGGGAAATGGAAGTTTGGGCTCTAGAGGGATTTGGTGTTGCTCATATTTTACAAGAGATGCTTACTTATAAATCTGATCATATTAGAGCTCGTCAAGAAGTACTTGGTGCTACgatcattggaggaagagtatctAACCCAGAAGATGCTCCAGAATCTTTTCGATTGCTCGTTCGAGAACTACGATCTTTAGCTCTAGAACTGAATCATTTCCTTGTATCTGAGAAGAACTTCCAGATTAATAGGAAGGAAGCTTGATCTGAATGAATCAGAATTTCTATTCTATGATTGACCGGTATAAACATCAACAACTTCGAATTGGACTAGTTTCTCCTCAACAAATAAAGGCTTGGGCCAACAAAATTTTACCTAATGGAGAGATAGTTGGAGAGGTGACAAAGCCCTATACGTTTCATTATAAGACCAATAAACCAGAAAAAGATGGATTGTTTTGTGAAAGAATCTCTGGGCCCATAAAAAGTGGAATTTGTGCTTGtggaaattatcgagtgattggaGCTGAAAAAGAAGACCCGAAATTTTGTGAACAATGCGGGGTGGAATTTGTTGATTCTCGGATACGAAGATATCAAATGGGATACATCAAACTCGCATGTCCAGTGACTCATGTGTGGTATTTGAAACGTCTTCCTAGTTATATCGCGAATCTTTTAGATAAACCCCTTAAGGAATTAGAAGGCCTAGTATACTGCGATGTgtgatttgatcaaaattttcgttTTACAGATTCGGACTGAGAAACTGTCATCCCATTCAATCCGATTGGGGTGCCCCCGGCTCTGACATGTGTTTTGGGAGAAGTAAAAGTAACACGAAACTCAGAATTATAGGTGTATTCAATACTTCCAAATGCAAGGGGAATTGATCCATGGTCGATTCCGTATAAATAGGAATTGCTAGTTATACCTCGTGAAAAAACACTTTTTTGTGGAATCAGCTATTCCATTTCTTTATAGAGAGATTCCGTTTAAGCAAGCAAATATAGTATGGTTACAGAAGTCTATCTATCGCATATATGCTTCAAGGGGCATCATGGGATAACCATCGAGGTGAGTAGGGACCTAAAGGATCGAATAGAACGATATATAGACAAGTAAATCCCTTACGAGTCCCAAAGTATTCTTTTAAGGGGATTCATCATTTGACGGGAAGTAGACTACTCAAAAATCCTACATTTTTATTTTGTCATAAGTAATtcggaaaatgaaagtaaaaaaagaagaatgaatcgttggtccttagtgggaacttgagtaaggagtagttctttgtttgtagggtttttcgaacaaactttttaaataagaaagaatcccctttttgaggtaactacttgagccggatgaaaggaaaccttcacgtccgattttaaaagggggaatccaatcctacaggaacctatctcgatttttcttttgctaggcccatagcgaaaaaacctactttcttacgattacgaggtttattcgaatatgaaatccaatctcggaaatacagcataccacttttttttactacccaaggcttcgagacatttcgaaatcgagaaatctctacaggagcaggtgctatcagagaacaattagccgattcagatttgcgaattattacgggtaattcattagtagaatggaaggaattaggggaggaggggtccactggaaatgaatgggaagatagaaaaattagaagaagaaaggattttttggttagacgcatggaattagctaaacattttattcgaacaaatgtagaaccagaatggatggttttgtgcttattaccagttcttcctcccgagttgagaccaatcattcagatagatgggggtaaactaatgagttcggatattaatgaactctatagacgagttatctatcggaataatactcttaccgatctattagcaacaagtagatctacgccaggggaattagtaatgtgtcaggagaaattggtacaagaggccgtggatacacttcttgataatgggatccgtggacaaccaatgagggatggtcataataaaGTTTACAAGTCATTTTCAGATGTAATTGAAGGCAAAGAGGGAAGATTTCGTGAGACTCTGCTTGGTAAACGTGTCGATTATTCGGGACGTTCCGTCATTGTCGTGGGTCCTTCGCTTTCATTACATCAGTGTGGATTACCTCGAGAAATAGCAATAGAGCTTTTCCAAACATTTGTAATTCGTGGTCTAATCAGACAACATGTTGCTTCTAACATAGGAATTGCTAAAAGTAAAATTCGGGAAAAAGAACCCATTGTATGGGAAATACTTCAAGAAGTTATGCGGGGGCATCCTGTATTATTGAATAGAGCACCCACCCTGCACAGATTAGGCATACAGGCGTTCCAACCCTTTTTAGTGGAGGGACGCGCTATTTGTTTACATCCATTAGTTTGTAAGGGTTTCAATGCAGactttgatggggatcaaatggctgttcatgtacctttatctttggaagctcaagcggaggctcgtttacttatgttttctcatatgaatctcttgtctccagctattggggatcctatttccgtaccaactcaagatatgcttatcggactctatttattaacgatcgggaatcgtcgaggtatttgtgcaaataggtataatccatatagatatagttgcggaaactaccaaaataaaaaggttgacaataaaaaaaatgactataggtatacggaaaAGAAAGAACCCTATTTTTCTAGTTCCTATGATGCACTTGGAGCTTATCAACAGAAACGAATTAGTTTAGATAGTCCTTTGTGGCTCCGATGGAGACTAGATCAACGTGTCATTGGCTCAAGAGAAGTTCCCATCGAAGTTCAATATGAATCTTTGGGTacttatcatgagatttatgggcactatctaatagaaggaagtgtaacaaaggaaatccgttgtatatacattcgaactactcttggtcatatttctttttatcggGAAATAGAAGAAGCCATACAGGGGTTTTGTCGAGCCTACTCATACGCTATCTAAACTAAGAAATCAGATTAGGCGATGTTCGTGCCCATGGGAATTCGGGTCTCCCCAATTTCACTGGTATCATAATTTCTGAATTTCTGCGTGAATCAAGATTGAGATTGAGGAAAGGAAGTTTTCGAATCACTAACTCAGGTCCATTGTCGAATCCTActtagcagaataaatataagaggtactgtacttatggcagaacgggccgatctggtctttcacaataaagtgataaatggaactgttatgaaacgacttattagcaggttaatagatcatttcggaatggcatatacatcacatatcttggatcaagtaaagactttgggtttccaacaagccactgctacatctatttcattaggaattgatgatcttttaacaatcccttctaagggatggttagtccaagacgctgaacaacaaagttttattttggataaacaccatcattatgggaatgtacacgcggtagaaaaattacgtcaatccattgagatatggtatgctacaagtgaatatttgagacaagaaatgaatcctaattttcggatgactgatccttctaatccagtatatctaatgtccttttcgggagctaggggaaatgcatctcagatacaccaattagtaggtatgagaggattaatgtcggatccccaaggacaaatgattgatttacccattcaaagcaatttacgtgaaggactttctttgacagaatatataatttcctgttatggagcccgcaaaggagttgtagatactgctgtacgaacatcagatgctggatacctcacacgtagacttgttgaagtagttcaacatattattgtacgtagaacagattgtggcactatccgaggtatttccgtgagtcctcgaaatgggatgacggaaaaaatttttgtccaaacactaattggtcgtgtattagcggacgatatatatatcggtctacgatgccttgccactcgaaatcaagatattgggattggacttgtcaatcgattcataacctttcgagcacaaccaatatatattcgaaccccctttacttgcaggagtacatcttggatctgccaattatgttatggtcggagtcctactcatggcgacctggtcgaattgggagaagctgtaggtattattgcgggtcaatcaattggggaaccaggaactcaactaacattaagaacttttcataccggtggagtattcacaggcggtactgccgagcatgtacgagctccttctaatggaaaaataaaattcaatgaggatttggttcatcccacacgtacccgtcatgggcatcctgcttttctatgttctatagacttgtatgtaactattgagagtcgggatattctacataatgtaaatattccaccaaaaagttttattttagttcaaaataatcaatatgtagaatcagaacaagtgattgctgagattcgtgctggaacgtccacttttcattttaaagagaaggtacgaaaacatatttattctgaatcagagggagaaatgcactggagtaccgatgtccaccatgcacctgaatatacatatggtaatgttcatctattatcaaaaacgagtcatttatggatattagcgggaggtccgtgcagatccagtatagtgtctttttcgctccacaaggatcaagatcaaatgaatgtttattctttttctgtcgaagaaagatatatctctgacctatcaatgactaatggtcgaataagacataaattgttggatacttctggtaaaaaagataagaaaattattgactattcaataagacctgatcaaacgatgtctaatggtcatttgaatttcatatatccttctattatccaagggaattcttatttcttggcgaaaaagcgaagaaatagattcatcatcccattacaatacaatcaagaacgagagaaagaactaataccctgttttggtatttcgatcgaaataccaaaacagggtattttacgtagaaatagtattcttgcttattttgatgatccacgatacagaagaagcaattcaggaattactaaatatggaaccgtagaggtcaattcaatcataaaaaaagaggatttgattgagtatcgaggaccaaaagaatttagtccgaaataccaaacgaaagtagatcggttttttttcattctcgaagaagtgcatatcttacccggatcttcgttgataatggtccggaacaatagtatcattggagtagatacacaactcgctttaaatacaagaagtcgagtaggcggattagtccgagtggagagagaaaaaaaaaaaatattgaactaaaaatattttccggagatatttattttcctggagaggcagataagatatccaggcacagcggcattttgataccaccggaaacagaaaaaaaaatttctaaggaatcaaaaaaatggaaaaattggatctatgtccaacggatcacacctaccaagaaaaagtattttgttttggttcgacccgtagtcacatatgaaatagctgatggcataaatttagcaacactttttcctcaagatctcctgcgggaaaaggataatgtccaacttagagttgtcaattatatccttcatggaaatggcaagtcaattcgaggaatttctcacacaagtattcaattagttcggacttgcttagtattgaattgggatcaagagcaaaaaggttctccggaagaggttcacgcttcctttgttgaggtaagaacaaatgatctgattcgagatttcataagaattgagttagtcaagtccactatttcgtataccggaaaaagatatgatagggcaagttccggattgatttccgataatggattagatcgcacaaatatcaatccttttttttacaaggccaggattcaatcacttacccaacatcaaggtactattggtacattgttaaatcgaaataaggaatgccaatctttgataattttgtcatcatccaattgttttcgaattggcccattcaatggttcaaaatataacaatatgacaaaagaatcggatcccataatcccaattaaggatttgctgggtcccttaggcactattgtacctaaaatagcaaatttctattcatcttaccatttaataacttataatcagatcttgttaaagaaatatttgctacttgacaattttcaacagactttccaagtacttcaagtacttaaatactgtttaatagatgaaaataggaggatttataaccccgatccatgcagtaacatcattttgaatccattccatttgaattggcactttctccatcacgattattgggaagagacatctaaaaaaattcgtcttggacaatttttttgtgaaaatgtatgtctattcaaatacgaaccacacgtagaaaaatctggtcagatcataattgttcatgttgactccttagttataagatcggctaagccctatttggccactccaggagctactgttcatggccattatggagaaatcttttacgaaggagatacattagttacatttatatatgaaaaatcgagatctggtgacataacgcaaggtcttccaaaagtggaacaaatcttagaagtacgttctattgattcaatatcgatgaacctcgaaaggagagttgaaggttggaacgaaggtataccaaaaattcttggaatcccctggggattcttgattcaagcggagctaaccatagttcaaagtcgtatctctttggttaataaaatccaaaaggtttatcgatcccagggggtacagatccataatagacatatagagattattgtacgtcaagtaacatcaaaagtgttggtttcagaagatggaatgtctaatgttttttcacctggggaattaatcggattgttgcgagcggaacgagcggggcgcgctttggacgaagcgatctcttatcgggcaatcctattgggaataacgagggcatctttgaatactcaaagtttcatatccgaagcaagttttcaagaaaccgctcgagttttagcaaaagctgctctacgaggtcgtattgattggttgaaaggcctgaaagagaacgttgttctgggtgggattatacccgttggtaccggattcaaaaaattagtgcaccgttcaaggcaagacaagaacatttatttggaaatcaaaagaaagaatctattcgatttggaaatgagagatattttgttacaccatagagaattattttgttcttacgtcccatttccatgagacatcagaacaatcgtttacgcgatttcatgattcctaagagcagattcttttactttaactatcttttcacttttaactatctgtcttttaacttaactatctggtccgagtattgatttggtaaaaaaaaaataagtaattaaaagacATTAATGGTTTGTACCGTGTATCAACGGTTAATTCCCGGTAGAA from Musa acuminata AAA Group cultivar baxijiao unplaced genomic scaffold, Cavendish_Baxijiao_AAA HiC_scaffold_762, whole genome shotgun sequence includes the following:
- the LOC135663814 gene encoding DNA-directed RNA polymerase subunit beta, with amino-acid sequence MLRNDGNEGMSTIPGFSQIQFEGFCRFINEGLTEEFHKFPKIEDTDQEIEFKLFVERYQLVEPLINERDAVYESLTYSSELYVPAGLIWKTGRDMQEQTVFIGNIPLMNSLGTFIVNGIYRIVINQILQSPGIYYRSELDHNGISVYTSTIISDWGGRSELEIDRKARIWARVSRKQKISILILSSAMGSNLREILDNVCYPEIFLSFPNDKEKKKIGSKENAILEFYQQFACVGGDPVFSESLCKELQKKFFQQRCELGRIGRRNMNRRLNLDIPQNNTFLLPRDVLAAADHLIGIKFGMGTLDDMNHLKNKRIRSIADLLQDQFGLALVRLENAVRGTICGAIRHKLIPTPQNLVTSTSLTTTYESFFGLHPLSQVLDRTNPLTQIVHGRKLSYLGPGGLTGRTASFRIRDIHPSHYGRICPIDTSEGINVGLIGSLAIHVRIGHWGSIESPFYEISERSKEAQIVYLSPNRDEYYMVAAGNSLALNRGIQEEQVVPARYRQEFLTIAWEQIHLRSIFPFQYFSIGASLIPFIEHNDANRALMSSNMQRQAVPLSQSERCIVGTGLERQTALDSGVSAIAEHEGKIIYTDPHKIILSSNGDTTISISIPLVIYQRSNKNTCMHQKPQVPRGKCIKKGQILADGAATVGGELALGKNVLVAYMPWEGYNSEDAVLISERLVYEDIYTSFHIRKYEIQTHVTSQGPERITKEIPHLEAHLLRNLDRNGVVMLGSWVETGDILVGKLTPQTANESSYAPEDRLLRAILGIQVSTAKETSLKLPIGGRGRVIDVRWIRKKGGSCYNSEMIRVYISQKREIKVGDKVAGRHGNKGIISKILPRQDMPYLQDGTPVDMVFNPLGVPSRMNVGQIFECSLGLAGDLLKRHYRIAPFDERYEQEASRKLVFSELYEASKQTKNPWVFEPEYPGKSRIFDGRTGNPFEQPVLIGKSYILKLIHQVDDKIHGRSSGHYALVTQQPLRGRAKQGGQRVGEMEVWALEGFGVAHILQEMLTYKSDHIRARQEVLGATIIGGRVSNPEDAPESFRLLVRELRSLALELNHFLVSEKNFQINRKEA